Proteins encoded in a region of the Synechococcus sp. BIOS-U3-1 genome:
- a CDS encoding N-acetyl sugar amidotransferase — MYKICSRTVMDTSDTRITFNDEGVCDHAIDFYENVLPNWHVGQQGQEYIHSVIQKIKHDGLNREFDCILGLSGGVDSSYMLHLAVKEYGLRPLVFHVDGGWNSELAVHNIHVLVEKLGLDLFTEVINWEEMRDFQLAWFKSGVPHIDLPQDHAFVATLYNFAAKHGIRYILNGGNISTECVRNPMEYFYYGTDMIHIKDIIRRFGQVQMQTYPFSSILRHKIYLRYFRRIKVFRLLNHREYIKSDAVKLLQREYDWKSYPQKHFESRFTKFYESYWLPERFGFDPRRVQFSSLILTGQMSRDDALSCLKKPAYDSSTIGLDFEYVATKLRISIDELTHYLRMPKRFYWDYRNQEKLFNTGAHILKAIGLETSIKR; from the coding sequence ATGTACAAAATCTGCTCACGAACCGTAATGGATACTAGTGATACTCGTATCACTTTTAATGACGAAGGTGTTTGCGATCATGCTATTGATTTTTATGAAAATGTATTGCCTAATTGGCATGTAGGCCAGCAAGGCCAAGAATATATTCACAGCGTCATACAAAAAATCAAGCATGATGGCCTTAATCGTGAATTTGATTGCATTCTGGGTCTTAGTGGTGGTGTTGATAGTTCTTACATGCTGCATCTCGCTGTTAAGGAATATGGTTTGAGGCCTCTTGTTTTTCATGTTGACGGGGGTTGGAATTCTGAATTGGCTGTACATAATATTCATGTTTTGGTTGAGAAGTTGGGTCTCGACCTTTTTACTGAGGTTATCAACTGGGAGGAAATGCGCGATTTCCAACTTGCTTGGTTTAAGTCTGGAGTACCTCATATAGACCTTCCCCAGGACCACGCTTTTGTCGCTACACTTTATAATTTTGCTGCTAAGCATGGAATTAGATATATCCTTAATGGTGGCAATATTTCTACGGAGTGTGTAAGAAATCCTATGGAGTATTTTTATTACGGCACCGATATGATTCACATTAAAGACATTATCAGACGTTTTGGTCAGGTACAAATGCAAACATATCCCTTCAGCTCTATCCTGCGCCATAAAATCTACTTGCGTTATTTCCGCAGGATAAAAGTCTTTCGGCTTCTCAATCATCGGGAATATATCAAATCTGATGCTGTCAAACTCCTCCAGAGAGAATATGATTGGAAGTCTTATCCGCAAAAACACTTCGAATCGCGTTTTACTAAGTTCTACGAGTCTTATTGGCTCCCTGAGCGTTTTGGCTTTGATCCCCGTCGAGTTCAATTCTCAAGTTTGATCCTCACGGGTCAAATGTCTCGTGATGACGCACTGAGTTGCCTGAAGAAGCCTGCTTACGATTCTTCCACTATTGGTCTAGATTTTGAGTATGTAGCTACCAAACTTCGTATAAGCATAGATGAGCTGACTCATTACTTAAGGATGCCTAAGCGGTTCTATTGGGATTACAGGAATCAAGAAAAACTTTTCAACACCGGTGCCCATATTCTCAAGGCTATTGGGCTGGAGACTTCGATTAAGCGATGA
- a CDS encoding AglZ/HisF2 family acetamidino modification protein yields MLRARIIPCLLVHNGGLVKTTRFGGSKYIGDPLNAVRIFNEKQVDELIVVDIDATTKDLEPNYGLIANLAAECRMPLCYGGGVRTVEQIERIVSLGVEKVSLGSAAAYNPGLIKLASQRVGSQSIVAVMDVKKSSFRGRYEVLTHNGSKKTGCNPVEMARQLQALGAGEILLNSIDRDGTMKGYDLGLIDAVRKVTRLPMTVIGGAGSFDDMRALVIRYGVIGAAAGSLFVFKGKYRAVLIQYPQPSEIDLLSAVL; encoded by the coding sequence ATGTTGCGCGCTCGAATTATTCCATGTCTCTTGGTTCATAATGGTGGCTTGGTTAAGACCACCCGCTTCGGTGGCTCGAAATATATTGGAGACCCTCTGAATGCTGTTCGAATTTTTAACGAGAAGCAAGTCGACGAGCTGATTGTTGTCGATATTGATGCCACAACTAAGGATCTTGAACCCAATTATGGCTTAATTGCTAATCTTGCTGCCGAATGTCGGATGCCATTGTGCTACGGCGGTGGTGTTAGAACTGTTGAGCAGATTGAGCGAATAGTAAGTCTTGGCGTCGAAAAGGTCAGTCTTGGTAGTGCAGCAGCCTATAACCCTGGCCTGATTAAGCTGGCGTCTCAGCGAGTTGGAAGCCAGAGCATCGTCGCTGTTATGGATGTGAAAAAGAGTAGTTTCCGTGGCCGCTATGAAGTTCTCACGCATAACGGCTCTAAAAAGACAGGCTGTAATCCTGTTGAGATGGCTCGTCAGTTGCAAGCATTAGGGGCTGGTGAAATTTTGCTTAACTCGATTGATCGCGACGGAACCATGAAGGGCTATGACCTAGGACTCATTGATGCCGTCAGAAAGGTCACTCGGCTACCGATGACGGTCATTGGCGGTGCGGGATCTTTCGATGATATGCGGGCATTGGTCATCCGCTACGGAGTGATTGGGGCTGCCGCCGGCAGCTTGTTTGTTTTCAAGGGTAAGTATCGCGCTGTCTTGATCCAGTACCCACAGCCATCTGAAATAGATTTGTTATCAGCTGTCCTATGA
- the hisH gene encoding imidazole glycerol phosphate synthase subunit HisH, giving the protein MITIVDYGLGNVKAIANIYNRLGIACSIARDPDELIRSKRLILPGVGAFDWAIKRLEASRLRPVLDELVINRRVPVLGICVGMQIMANRSEEGLLPGLGWIPGDVKRFDENLLSSKICLPHIGWNNVIANDHSLFGNILDPRFYFLHSYYFLPCSVDLILAKTHYGLPFASAVCLDHVIGVQFHPEKSHRWGTQLLQNFAQFEV; this is encoded by the coding sequence ATGATTACTATTGTTGATTACGGTCTAGGTAACGTTAAGGCGATTGCTAACATTTATAATAGGCTTGGTATTGCTTGCTCGATAGCGCGTGACCCTGATGAGTTGATACGCTCGAAACGATTAATTTTGCCTGGTGTTGGCGCTTTCGATTGGGCAATTAAGCGACTGGAGGCTTCTCGTTTGCGTCCCGTTCTTGATGAGCTTGTCATTAATCGGCGGGTCCCAGTTCTAGGTATCTGCGTTGGTATGCAGATTATGGCTAATCGAAGTGAAGAAGGCCTTCTTCCTGGTCTGGGTTGGATACCCGGTGACGTCAAGCGTTTTGATGAGAACTTGCTGTCGTCAAAGATATGCTTGCCTCATATAGGATGGAATAATGTTATTGCGAACGATCATTCATTGTTTGGCAATATCTTGGATCCACGCTTTTATTTTTTGCATTCATATTATTTCCTGCCATGTTCTGTAGATCTGATTTTGGCCAAAACTCATTATGGTTTACCTTTTGCCTCCGCAGTCTGCCTTGATCATGTGATCGGTGTTCAGTTTCATCCTGAGAAGAGTCATCGCTGGGGTACTCAGCTTCTGCAAAACTTTGCTCAATTTGAGGTTTAG